A window of the Nycticebus coucang isolate mNycCou1 chromosome 3, mNycCou1.pri, whole genome shotgun sequence genome harbors these coding sequences:
- the MARCHF5 gene encoding E3 ubiquitin-protein ligase MARCHF5 isoform X2 yields MHKQRGPVVYVLDLADRLISKACPFAAAGIMVGSIYWTAVTYGAVTVMQVVGHKEGLDVMERADPLFLLIGLPTIPVMLILGKMIRWEDYVLRLWRKYSNKLQILNSIFPGIGCPVPRIPAEANPLADHVSATRILCGALVFPTIATIVGKLMFSSVNSNLQRTILGGIAFVAIKGAFKVYFKQQQYLRQAHRKILNYPEQEEA; encoded by the exons ATGCACAAGCAAAGGG GTCCAGTTGTTTATGTCTTGGATCTTGCAGATAGACTGATCTCAAAAGCTTGTCCATTTGCTGCAGCGGGAATAATGGTTGGCTCTATCTATTGGACAGCTGTGACTTATGGAGCAGTGACAGTGATGCAG GTTGTAGGCCATAAAGAAGGTCTGGATGTTATGGAGAGAGCTGATCCTCTATTTCTTTTAATTGGACTTCCTACTATTCCTGTCATGCTGATATTAGGGAAGATGATTCGCTGGGAAGACTATGTACTTAGACTGTGGCGCAAATACTCAAATAAACTACAAATTTTGAATAGCATATTTCCAG GGATTGGTTGTCCTGTTCCTCGAATTCCAGCAGAGGCTAATCCTTTAGCAGATCATGTCTCTGCTACCCGAATTTTATGTGGAGCCCTTGTCTTTCCTACTATTGCGACAATAGTTGGTAAATTGATGTTCAGTAGTGTTAACTCTAATTTACAAAGGACAATCTTG ggTGGAATCGCTTTTGTTGCCATAAAAGGAGCGTTTAAGGTTTACTTCAAACAGCAGCAATATTTGCGTCAGGCACACCGCAAAATTCTAAATTATCCAGAGCAAGAAGAAGCATAA